In Aspergillus luchuensis IFO 4308 DNA, chromosome 1, nearly complete sequence, the following are encoded in one genomic region:
- a CDS encoding uncharacterized protein (TransMembrane:1 (i101-122o)) yields MSRMQNGQLPISLKRPSEESSTHSEDTTVHKYNYNHHSSDSNNNNNPPDIEKCQPYRGYRRHDDHDDDDNDNDTEILSNASGDSSISSRYGRQRSRVVMKLYAASYVAFAILSFFSAAYYFLCWMPYEPSNSDPFPGRHR; encoded by the exons ATGAGTCGCATGCAGAACGGCCAATTACCAATTTCCCTGAAGAGGCCaag CGAAGAAAGTTCCACTCACTCGGAAGATACTACGGTGCACAAGTACAACTACAACCATCACAGCAGcgattctaataataataacaacccTCCCGATATTGAAAAATGTCAGCCCTACCGGGGGTATAGGCGACACGATGAtcacgatgacgatgacaatgacaatgacacGGAAATTCTGAGCAATGCTAGTGGTGATAGCAGtattagtagtagatatgGACGACAAAGGTCACGGGTGGTGATGAAGCTCTACGCGGCGTCTTATGTCGCTTTTGCCATTCTGTCGTTCTTCTCTGCCGCTTATTACTTCTTGTGCTGGATGCCGT ATGAACCGTCCAACAGTGATCCATTCCCGGGCCGTCATCGGTGA
- a CDS encoding EthD domain-containing protein (COG:S;~EggNog:ENOG410PTAV;~InterPro:IPR011008,IPR009799;~PFAM:PF07110;~go_function: GO:0016491 - oxidoreductase activity [Evidence IEA]): protein MDPQKQLVIKLTSFRYKKEGISWKKFHEYGARQHAPKAARIQERHGAYKITHVYTPPITKSLITEKLPWALRPGWKLDDHDVSISMYVPNPETLQAIIADPEFQSLVAGEDHILDQERATVTAGWEEVFLDEGKIVDIERESWEAFTAMGQDSGKTSAPEDVRI, encoded by the exons ATGGATCCCCAGAAGCAACTGGTCATCAAGCTGACCTCCTTTCGCTACAAGAAAGAAGGTATTTCTTGGAAGAAGTTCCATGAATATGGCGCCAGACAACATGCACCCAAGGCTGCCCGTATTCAGGAGAGACACGGCGCCTACAAGATCACACAT GTATACACTCCACCAATCACCAAGAGCCTCATCACCGAGAAACTTCCCTGGGCTCTCCGTCCCGGCTGGAAACTCGACGACCACGACGTTTCGATCTCGATGTACGTGCCTAATCCCGAGACGCTGCAGGCAATTATCGCGGACCCAGAGTTTCAGAGTCTCGTCGCTGGGGAGGACCATATCCTGGACCAGGAGCGGGCCACGGTGACCGCCGGCTGGGAGGAGGTATTTCTTGACGAGGGCAAGATTGTGGATATCGAGCGTGAGAGTTGGGAGGCTTTTACCGCTATGGGTCAGGACAGTGGGAAGACGTCTGCTCCTGAGGATGTTCGTATCTAG